TTATAACATGACCTAGTATGATTCCTATTGGTATACTTATTACTGAAAGTATTATTCCTTCTTTGAAAATAATTTTCCTAAGTTGCCCTTTAGTTGATCCTAGAGCTGATAATAGTCCTAGCTGATTAACTCTTTCTACTATGGAAATATTGAATATATTATATATAACTATAATTGTTGCAAATATCACTATAACCCCTACTATTATAAAAGGAATAAGACTTTCAAAATCTGTTTTTAATATATTTATATAGTCGGTATTAACACTTATATTTTTTTTATCAAGCGCTATACTACGACCTATCATATTTATATTTTCTTCAATGTTTTTATTACTTTTCAACTTGACATAAGCAGTACTTTTTATATCCTCATTACGATTTTCTCTTAAAACTAAATCCCTCGAAACAATTCCAAGTGAATTATATGATTGTTTTGAATTTATATTATCTTTTAAAATCCCAGTTAAAATAAATGTTAATTCCTTTTCATCACTTATCTTTCTATCACTATCATCATTTAAAGACTTTCCATATTTTAATTTAATAGTTTCTCCAATTTTGGGTTTTAAATTAAGTTCTTTAATAACCCATTTTTCTAAAGCCACTTCATTGCTTTTCTGTGGTAATTTACCTTTTTCTAAGTCCATATTCATAAGGTGTGCTGTATTTTTATCAGCATAAATTAAACTAATATATCCATCTTCAGATTCTTTAATTCTACTATTTCCTAACTTTATATACTCTCCTACTTTTTCAAATTTAAGATTATTTTTTATGATACCAAATTGCTTATCATTTAAGTTCTTGTACTTACCATGAGCACTTCCTGTTTGTCTTACAATTTGATTAATCATCATTTGATTAATACTCTTTGACAAGATACCTATAGATGTTATTAAACATGTAGCAAATATTATTGTCAGCAATACCAAAGTGTTTCTAATTTTATATGATTTTAAATTCTTTCTAACAAGGTTTGATATAGTGTTCATCTTTCAAACCCCCGTTTTCTTTTACTTGCCCATCTTCAATTCTAATTACTCTATCTGCCATTTGAGCTATTTTCTCATTATGAGTAATCATAATAATAGTTTGATGATAGTTCTTTACAGATAGTTTTATTAAAGACATTACTTCTTGTTCTGTTTTAGAGTCAAGATTTCCTGTAGGTTCATCTGCAAGTATTATTGAGGGCTTTGTTGCAAGAGCTCTTGCTATAGCTGTTCTTTGTTGTTGGCCTCCTGATAATTCACTAGGTAGTGAATCTCTCTTATCATATATACCTAGCATATCCATTATGTTTTTTACATAATCTTTATCTACCTTCTTTTCATCTAGCCCTATAGGTAACGTTATATTCTCCCAAACGTTTAAAACAGGAACTAGATTATATGATTGAAATATAAATCCTATTTTTCTTCTTCTAAATATAGCTAGTTTATTATCATCCATTTCGAATATATTCTTTCCATCAATTATTACTTCTCCATCTGTAGGTCTATCCAAACCTCCTATCATATGTAAAAGAGTACTTTTCCCAGATCCTGATGTTCCAACTATAGCTACAAACTCTCCTTCTTCTATACTTATATTAACTCCATCTATAGCTTTCACTATATTCGTTTTTTTCCCATAGTGTTTTTTTAATGACTTTGTTTCTAATATTTTCAAATCATTACCTCCTAATTTCAAAAATTGTTCCGTATACTTAGAGAATATCATCTTTTTATTACAAATGACTTTCAATGTTACTTACACTTTTGTAAGTATACAATTATGATTTTACTTAATTAGTTTATTTTTACTTTTTCATAAAATATTGTAAAACTGTTATTAAATTCTTCACAAAGAATTATAGGTTCTACCCTAATTCTACTATAACGATATAAAGTATATAATACTACTCCTATACTACTGTTAAAAAAGTTTAACAATAACTTTACAGTTCACCAAATACCTTGTTTCACATACATTACCATATTTTATATAAGATTAATTAAATTAGTGAGATAGTTAACGATTTCTTGGAAATTTCCGTTAAATTCATTGAATTCTTTACTAATCTATAAAATTGGTAGTTTGACGATTGTATGTATTTCCTCTAATATCAATATAGTTTAATTAAACTTTGTTAGGATTTTAACCAATTTTGCAGTATTAAAGGGGATGATGTCTTCAGAAATATACTTAAAAATTTACTCATAAATAATTCATATATGGAAAGGAAAATTGTTAATGAAATCTATATTAAGAAAAAAAGATGTGGCTTCAATCTTAAATGCTAGTAGCTCTACATCTCTAGAAAAGACTTTAGGTGCATTTGATCTAACTCTAATGAGTATCGGTGCAGTAATTGGAACAGGAGTAATGGTTTTAGCAGGGCTTGTAGCATCAAGAGATGCAGGACCAGCCGTTGTACTATCTTTTATTGCTTCTGCAATTGTATGTATACTTGTTGCTTTATGTTATGCTGAATTCGCATCCTCAATACCAAGTTCAGGTAGTGCATATGCATACATTTATGTATCCTTAGGGGAATTCATTGCCCATTTAGTTGGATGGTCTCTTATGATAGGATACACATTAAGTACCGCAACTGTTGCTGGAGGATGGTCTGCGTACTTTAATGGACTATTAAATGAGTTTGGACTACATTTACCTCATAAACTTATAAGTATTCCTAGTCAAGGAGGAATAATCAATCTTCCAGCTGTTATTATAGTATTATTTGTTACTTATCTACTTTCCCGAGGAACAAAGGAAAGTAAAAAGATAAATAATTTAATGGTTATTGTGAAAATTGGTGTTATAGTTTTATTCTTAGCAGTAGGTGCGTTTTATATAAAACCTAAAAATCTAACACCTTTTATGCCATTTGGATGGAAAGGCGTATTTTCAGGAGCTGCATCTGTATTCTTTGCATTTACAGGATTTGACGCAGTTTCAACATCAGCTGAGGAAGTGAAAAATCCTCAAAGAAATTTACCAATAGGAATTGTTTCATCATTAGTTGTTTGTACAATTATATATATTATAGTTTCATTAGTTTTAACTGGTGTTGTACCATACTCTGAGCTAAATGTAGGAGATGCTATGGCATATGCACTAAGTACGGTAGGACAAGGTTGGGCAGCTTCTATTCTTTCAGTTGGTGCAGTAATAGGGATTATGGCTGTTATGTTCGCATATAGTTTTGGTGCATCACGTATATTATTCTCAATGAGCCGTGATGGATTACTTCCAAAAGCTTTTTCTAAAGTAAACAAAGAAACAAATGTACCAACAATTTCAACATGGATAATAGGAATTATAGGATCTTTAATGGCAGGAGTTGTAGATTTAAAACAGTTAGCAGATCTTGCAAATATGGTTCTTATAGGAACATTTTTACTTGTAGCAGTATCTGTAATTGTACTTAGAAAAACACATCCTGACTTAAAAAGAAGCTTTAGAGTTCCATTAGTGCCAGTATTACCTGCTATAGCAGCATTTGCATGTTTATTTTTGATGTTTAATCTATCAAAGATAACGTGGGTATACTTTGGTATTTGGTTAACTTTAGGTTCAATTGTTTATTTTACTTATTCTCATAAATATAGTACATTACAAAGTGATATTGAAGATAACCTTGAATTAAAAGTTAACGTATAAATTAATTATACTTTTTCTTGTATACTAAATACTATATAATATATACAAGGCTACTCAATATTGAGTAGCCTTTAATTATAACCTTATAAACTACTTACTCTTTTGTAAGAGTATGCTAAACTTTGTTCCAACCCTTTCTTTAGAATCTACCAATATACTTCCTTTTTGATCTTCAAGTATCTTTCTAGTAAGATAGAGTCCAACCCCTGACCCTTCTATTTGATTGATTTCTTTTGACTTACCTCTATAAAATCTTTTAAAGATATCATTGAATTCTTTACTGGGAATACCTATACCGTTATCTTCTATATTTATTTGTAAATAAAATTCTGTTTCTATTGTAGATATGTTAACTTGCCCATCTTTATTTGTATATTTAATGGAGTTTTCTAGAACATTAAATATGGCTTCTTTAGTCCACTTAATGTCATGGCAAACTTCCACGTTTTTAATATCTGTATTAATACTAATGTTCTTGTCTAATGCCTTTATATATATTCCATTTATAGCTTCAAGTATAGTTTCTTTTATATCTCTTTTCTTTATATTAAGTGTAATCATTCCAGCTTCTAATGCAGAAATTTTCATAAGTGAATCTGTAAGCCATTGTAATTTATTTATTTCTTTTTTACTTCTTTCCAAGAATTCTCTTCTTTCTTCCTCATTAGTAACATTTTCTAATAATATAAAGTTAAATAATTTTATTGAAGACAAAGGAGTTTTTATTTGATGTGATATATCTGTTACAAGAGACTTGATATTTTCTTTTTCCTTTGTTAATTCTTTCAAGGTTAATTCTAGTCTTCTTGTCATCTGTTTAAACCTAATATTCAGACTAGATAATATACCTTCTTCATCATAATCCATATCTATTTTGAAATTATTGTTGTCTATATTATCTATAGCAGTAGAAAGTATTTCTATTTTATCTACAAAAGCTTTAACAAACTTCATGTAGAAGACATAACTGATTGTCATTATGGTTAGCATAAGTACTATGTCTATATTTAAAAGTTTATAAGAGTATTTTTTAAAATTATTATCATGAAATATATTTATACTTTTATCGTATCCATATTTATTTAATATTCCTTCACCTTTTTTAATATCTTCTTCACTCTGAGTATATATTGCATTTTTGACTATATCTAATTCGGCCTCTGGATAAATAGTTGTAAGTCTACCTACAATGCTATACGTTAATCTCGCATTTTCTCTATGTATGTCTCCTACTATATAATAGTGTACGGCTAAAATAAGTATAGTTAATATCAATAAAATCATTGTTAATATAAGTAATATCTTTTTAAAAAGGGGATCCCTTCTAATATATTCAATCATCTATTCATACACCTCTCCGCCCATATATACCCAAGTCCTCTAACATTCTTTATATACTTAGCTTCTGAGGGGTCATCTTCTATCTTTTCTCTTAATCTTCTTATATTAACTGCAATAGTGTTTTGATCTATAAATATTCCATCGCTATCCCAAATCTGTGATAAAAGCTGCTCTTTTGTTACTATTTGTTGGGCATTATCTATTAAATATTTCATCAATTTTAACTCTGTTTTACTTAAGCAAATTTCTTCTTCATTTTTAGTAACCTTCATTTCTTGAGGATAAAAGACTATATCCCTAGAAACTATTGTTTCATGTATCTCCTTGTTACTTCTTCTTAATATTGCGTTTATCTTAGATATGAGTACCATAAGACTGAAGGGCTTTGTAACATAATCATCTCCACCTACATCATATCCTCTAACTATATCTATTTCTTGATTACATGCTGTTAAAAAAAGTACTAGCACATCACTATTTTTTCTTATTTCATTACAAAGTTCAAAACCACTACCATCTGGTAATCCTACATCCATTATTATAAGATCTATGTTTTCGTTATAAAATAGTTCTCTAGCTTTATTCACTGTTTCAGCTGTAAATATCTTAAATCCTTCTTTAGTCAGTCTAAAGCTAATCCCTCTATTTAAAGACTCATCATCTTCTACTAATAAGATATTAGTCACCATATCACCTACTTATATATTTTTATATAGATTATCATAAAGTTACCATATAAGATGATTTAATACAATCTTATAAATAGAATTTTAAGAACATGTTAAAACCGTACACCAATCAAGTCTTGGTGTACGGTTTAGATTTTTTTTACACTTTATTTAATTAATATCCAAACATCTGATTCCCCTGGTACATTACCTTTTGTCCAATACTTTGCTTCATAAGTATTTCCTTTATAAGTTACTTTATCTCCACCATTGTAAGCTTTATCTTTGTTCCATTCTACAGCCACATCACTTAGTAGTTTCCATGCGTCAGATTCTTCTGGATTGTTTCCTTGTGTCCAATATTTAGCCTCATACTCTAATCCATTATAGATTACTCTTTCTCCACCAAGATAAACTTTACTTGGGTCCCATTGGGGTAAACTAGTATCTATTTCTTTTACATTTACAGTAATAGTTTGACTTTCAACTGAGCTTAATCCATCACTTAAAACAGCTTTATATACATATTCTCCTACTTTGTTACCTACCACTGAATATTTCACTTCTTGAAGTACATCTTTATTTTCTTCTATATTTACTTCTTTTACAACTTTGTTATTTTCATATATTTTAACATTGTTTCCTTTATTGTTAGAAGGCACTTTTACATTTATAGTATAGTCACCTTCTTTTTGACCTTTTAACACGTCTATATTAGGAGCTTTAAGTGTAGGTTCTATTACTACTCCACCATCATCCTTTTCTTCAAATTGTTTAAATATAGATGCAAATTCGTATTCCTTCTGTGCTATTCCACTAAAGTCGTGAGAAGGATTAGGATTCCAAGGTCCGTTAGGATCTTCCTTGTCTCTATTGATAGACCACATTGATAAAAGCCCTATCTTCTTTTCTCTAGCAAACTTTGTTAAAATTCTTGCATCTTCTTGATAGAATACTTCATTTTTATTGAAGTTCTGTCCTACCATAGGAGTTATACCTACCATAGGCCAAAGTTCTTCATCAGTTTTTGTTATTCCTACTGATTTGTAAGCATCTTTTAAGTTTCTTACTAGATTTTCTCCTGCTGAAATTGAATGTTTAGCTAATTCTCCTGGTTGAAGCTTAGATGGTACATAGTATGGACCAAATTCCATAGTCATAACATTTACACCCTCAAGTTTTACACCATGTTTTAAAGCTGATTTTACTACTTCTATACCATCATTAGTAAGACCTGTAGGCAATACAGGTAGTGTATACCATACTTTTACATCTTTATATTTTTCATCTTTTTGAAGTAGGGCTAGTGCCTTTGATCTTCTCTCTATAGACTCTTTATGAGCTACCCAACTTCCTTCTATATCAAAATCTATATATTTTAAATTGTAAGCATCTATTACTTGAGCATATATATCTTTAAGTTGTTCTGGTGTAGAAGCTGTAACCGCTAATGGAGTTCCATTTGCTCCACCAAAAGAAACCATTACTTCTCCATCTTTTGCTCTTAACTTGTTTATAACATCTTTTTGATGGTTCAAATTATATTCACTGAATCCACCCCAACGTGGTACAGGTTTTGTTCCACCTTCTGATACTATGAAAGCTAGAACGTATTTATTTGCACCTGTTTTTTCAACTTGAGATATATCAAAAAGTGGCCAAGCTGTAAAATCTACATAAGGTACAAACGAATGTAATGGAAGCCTATTAGGATCTTCTTCTCCTCCATTGTTACCACCACCAGATGATGGATCAGTAACCTCTACTTTTAAATCTCTACTTATTAAAGATGATTTATTGTCTAAAGTTTCTAATTTATATATGTAAGTTCCTTTTTCCTTTTTAAAGTCAAATTCAAATACTTGATCTTCTTTTGATTCTTGCTGTATAGATTTCTCTTCTATAACTTTATCATTTTCATACAATTTAAATTTATTTGCTGTATTTAATCTTGGTATAGCTACTTTTAACTTATATTCACCAGTATTTTTACTGTTGTCTACACTTAAAATACCTTCTTTAAGTACAGAGTCTACTTTACCACTTGTCATTTCTTTGTAAGCTATAGTAGTCATAGGAAAATTACTATATTTATCGTCACCTGAAATTTCCCATATTATCAAACCACCATAACCATTTTCTTTTACATAATTACTTTTTTCCCTTAGAGACTCTTCATCCTCATATGTAAGCATTATACCTTTAGACTCATTATATAAATAAGGCGCTTTAGCATATGGATCTCTATATTTTTTCCATCCTGATGTAGTTTCTAATTTTTTCAACTTAAACCATGGTTCTTGTCCTCCAGGATAAGGATTAGCTGGATCATCCCAATCCCCTAAGTGATTTCCATTAGCTTTTGCAAATAATCCATTTTCCCCTGTTTCTTTTACTATTCCAGACCATCCTCTTGAGTAGAAAGGAGTTCCTACATTCAGTTTTTCAGCAGGAATATTATATTCATTCTCAAATATTTTCATTGCTGTATCTACATTGTATTTTTCTTTTATATTTACTGGTGATGTTCCAGATGGATCATTTGGATTTTGATATAAAGGTGAATGATGATTAGTAACTTTTTCCCAAGCACCATGCATATCATA
The sequence above is a segment of the Gottschalkia purinilytica genome. Coding sequences within it:
- a CDS encoding ABC transporter ATP-binding protein; this translates as MKILETKSLKKHYGKKTNIVKAIDGVNISIEEGEFVAIVGTSGSGKSTLLHMIGGLDRPTDGEVIIDGKNIFEMDDNKLAIFRRRKIGFIFQSYNLVPVLNVWENITLPIGLDEKKVDKDYVKNIMDMLGIYDKRDSLPSELSGGQQQRTAIARALATKPSIILADEPTGNLDSKTEQEVMSLIKLSVKNYHQTIIMITHNEKIAQMADRVIRIEDGQVKENGGLKDEHYIKPC
- a CDS encoding sensor histidine kinase, translated to MIEYIRRDPLFKKILLILTMILLILTILILAVHYYIVGDIHRENARLTYSIVGRLTTIYPEAELDIVKNAIYTQSEEDIKKGEGILNKYGYDKSINIFHDNNFKKYSYKLLNIDIVLMLTIMTISYVFYMKFVKAFVDKIEILSTAIDNIDNNNFKIDMDYDEEGILSSLNIRFKQMTRRLELTLKELTKEKENIKSLVTDISHQIKTPLSSIKLFNFILLENVTNEEERREFLERSKKEINKLQWLTDSLMKISALEAGMITLNIKKRDIKETILEAINGIYIKALDKNISINTDIKNVEVCHDIKWTKEAIFNVLENSIKYTNKDGQVNISTIETEFYLQINIEDNGIGIPSKEFNDIFKRFYRGKSKEINQIEGSGVGLYLTRKILEDQKGSILVDSKERVGTKFSILLQKSK
- a CDS encoding response regulator transcription factor, whose amino-acid sequence is MTNILLVEDDESLNRGISFRLTKEGFKIFTAETVNKARELFYNENIDLIIMDVGLPDGSGFELCNEIRKNSDVLVLFLTACNQEIDIVRGYDVGGDDYVTKPFSLMVLISKINAILRRSNKEIHETIVSRDIVFYPQEMKVTKNEEEICLSKTELKLMKYLIDNAQQIVTKEQLLSQIWDSDGIFIDQNTIAVNIRRLREKIEDDPSEAKYIKNVRGLGYIWAERCMNR
- a CDS encoding amino acid permease, whose protein sequence is MKSILRKKDVASILNASSSTSLEKTLGAFDLTLMSIGAVIGTGVMVLAGLVASRDAGPAVVLSFIASAIVCILVALCYAEFASSIPSSGSAYAYIYVSLGEFIAHLVGWSLMIGYTLSTATVAGGWSAYFNGLLNEFGLHLPHKLISIPSQGGIINLPAVIIVLFVTYLLSRGTKESKKINNLMVIVKIGVIVLFLAVGAFYIKPKNLTPFMPFGWKGVFSGAASVFFAFTGFDAVSTSAEEVKNPQRNLPIGIVSSLVVCTIIYIIVSLVLTGVVPYSELNVGDAMAYALSTVGQGWAASILSVGAVIGIMAVMFAYSFGASRILFSMSRDGLLPKAFSKVNKETNVPTISTWIIGIIGSLMAGVVDLKQLADLANMVLIGTFLLVAVSVIVLRKTHPDLKRSFRVPLVPVLPAIAAFACLFLMFNLSKITWVYFGIWLTLGSIVYFTYSHKYSTLQSDIEDNLELKVNV
- a CDS encoding glycosyl hydrolase family 18 protein, which produces MRKKIRLTSILMAVIFSFISVFGTTSTNFVEATGDGSSTGSKKVVAYFPNWGTYNSAHQSFEVKDIPWDRVTHINHAFFTIDRNFKLTSLDTYADYEKQFAHSEGWGKLSGHMGEYKYYKNVYPNVKVLISVGGWTRGENFHDMAKTKETRKVFIDSAIQFLKQYPFMDGIDLDWEYPGVDRPRDTNDQYDRGCPGGPEDKENFTLLLKEMREAYNANGLKNKLLTIAAPSGYDKLQYQEPDKYHQYLDFINVMTYDMHGAWEKVTNHHSPLYQNPNDPSGTSPVNIKEKYNVDTAMKIFENEYNIPAEKLNVGTPFYSRGWSGIVKETGENGLFAKANGNHLGDWDDPANPYPGGQEPWFKLKKLETTSGWKKYRDPYAKAPYLYNESKGIMLTYEDEESLREKSNYVKENGYGGLIIWEISGDDKYSNFPMTTIAYKEMTSGKVDSVLKEGILSVDNSKNTGEYKLKVAIPRLNTANKFKLYENDKVIEEKSIQQESKEDQVFEFDFKKEKGTYIYKLETLDNKSSLISRDLKVEVTDPSSGGGNNGGEEDPNRLPLHSFVPYVDFTAWPLFDISQVEKTGANKYVLAFIVSEGGTKPVPRWGGFSEYNLNHQKDVINKLRAKDGEVMVSFGGANGTPLAVTASTPEQLKDIYAQVIDAYNLKYIDFDIEGSWVAHKESIERRSKALALLQKDEKYKDVKVWYTLPVLPTGLTNDGIEVVKSALKHGVKLEGVNVMTMEFGPYYVPSKLQPGELAKHSISAGENLVRNLKDAYKSVGITKTDEELWPMVGITPMVGQNFNKNEVFYQEDARILTKFAREKKIGLLSMWSINRDKEDPNGPWNPNPSHDFSGIAQKEYEFASIFKQFEEKDDGGVVIEPTLKAPNIDVLKGQKEGDYTINVKVPSNNKGNNVKIYENNKVVKEVNIEENKDVLQEVKYSVVGNKVGEYVYKAVLSDGLSSVESQTITVNVKEIDTSLPQWDPSKVYLGGERVIYNGLEYEAKYWTQGNNPEESDAWKLLSDVAVEWNKDKAYNGGDKVTYKGNTYEAKYWTKGNVPGESDVWILIK